The genomic window tttaattttagtatcgTTTGGACATTCACAAAGAAAATTGTATGcaagaatatataattaatcctGATGAAGGAACATCTGTAGATTGTATTAAAACTTGTACAGTTTGTAATAAATCTTTTTCAACTATACCAGAATACAAAATGCATATAAAGGAACATAGAAAAGTAAGCaggatttattataaataataattttatcgatcACTAGGAAAACAGATtgcaattattcaaataaatttgcccattttaaaaagtaaatatttttaaaaatattattgaaataaagtttatgtatattttgttagtttaaGATACTggcaatttttaatatctaaattgtgctataaattatatttcagtatataaaaacgaagtttttcaaattagatatttaaactttgctgattaattaattgtgataaatttaattactaattatttatttttaattttagtttgattcggtgttaaaaaaatatcataaggttacttcaaagttaaaaaaaatgcataaaacaaacaataaagttaaaaaatttaaatgtgatCATTGTGATTGGTCATTTAATAAGTCAAATCTTTTACTTCGTCATATGAGAACACATACTGGAGAAAAACCATTTGAAGttagttgtttattaaattattacaatgggATTTTTATGCTGGCATCATGTATgagaaaaataacattttttttttttttatatagtgcTCATCTTGTTCAAGATACTTTACTCaacaaaattcattaaatagacATCTGTTAAAACATAAAGGAATACGACCATTCAAATGTGAATTCTGTGATATGAGTTTTTGTCAAAAAGGTCattaaacagtataaataaattttagatttaacatattgtttagataagaaataaaaatcagaaataaaaatgttttaggtCATTTAATTAACCATATGAAAAAATGTCATGCTGTTACAAAAGAAGAAACAAGAGTTCATAAATGTTTCATGTGTTCTTGTGTTTACAATAGTTCTAATGCTCTTAGTAAACATTTGAGCGTTTACCATGGATTGAAAACTAAAGACTTAGATAAAACTGTTCGAAATCATGTAAGAAAGAGTATAGAACTAATTGATGATGAATCTTTACATTCAAtgaaaggtaaaaaaaataaatatatttatacttagatttttaattagaaaacattttttggcaCATGTAAATGTCTTGTGGatattttgttcttaaaaattgtatacaaatcacAAATCCTTAAATTTAATGGGTTTATCGTTGgagttatattagttatatttgagAATATcatgactatttttttttttaatattattttataagcatcttgaaaattggaaaaatgACCTTCAcaacttttttaatagatataagattcttacttcatattttaaatattttaaattaactgcaaaataaaaatctctcAAGAAAGAAgctcaagaaaaaaaatttactaattgtaatatacttaTCTGTATTTTTCGATGAtagtgattaaatataattttttataaatataatattgttctatgTTTTTCTGAGGacttttattctaatttcaattttaagtataattagaaGTTAGTTCTAGGCCTGAATGTAATTCACAATTCCTACAtgaaatataatgtagtacatatgaataattgatttttattcataaaaattattttgcggcaatttaacaaatagtattgttatatttgcctttttacattttatttaattatttttgtaatatttatgtttagatCATTCAAAGTTAGAACAATGGCTTGAAGAAGCAGCTCATGAATTGCAAAGTGGTCATaataataccaaattaaagtaattaattaattaattataataaattaattaaataataaactaattaatttaattaaatattgatttaaaaatgttctaatgcattatatattattaattttatagagaTTGCAATGATACAATTACTAATCAATGTAACTTTGGATTAAATCTAATTGAAAACGAACATTTTGATCAAATTTTAAGCCCGATTTCTAATATAACTACTAGTGATCacattgaaattgaaaacttgACATATTCACTTGCTGatggtattgtatttttattttttattatatatatatattctacaaAGCTTtgaagtgtaaaatatttagggtATTTGTGTGGTATGctacctactataaaatactgCCTACCAAAAGTCTGTATGCGTGTGTTATACTAGTGTTCTTATTTCACTTTGTTATGAAAAAGTATCTTTACTTTgagtctaaaaatgtataaatagcaTATTGTAATAGCTGTACAATGTTAAAGCGTCATTATGATAACTTATGAATATTCACAAATGTTCATAATTTGcttcatcattaaaatattaaaaaagcctatgaataatatttttacttttaaatttgatcaagttcaatttattctaataaaaatgtaaaatggaTTCTTCTGAGTATAAAATTGACCATGTTATGCACACTTATGCTTTAGTAAAAAgtatcatatatattgtaagttaaaatgtttaatttgtattaatttatagtgatCACAAgaagtatacctaatattttttatgtctcaccataacaaaaaatgttaattaattattaatttgttattgtagatgaaaattatattattatgaagaatAAAGAAGACCAATCAATAATCGAAAATGCTATTGTTCAAAGCcaagtaaatgtttttaaatatttgtaaccttttatgcatataatagataataagatAGAAGTAGGCACTttgtgcatttttaaatttaaaattactttaatatttgattatttaaatgaactaaaataatttaacagttataaatattttgtaattgtttgGTGTGTTGTATGTATTGACTATTGACAATGAAatcaattcaataaaaatgaaaacatttttatagttttgatcagtagtattttagtacttttaatataatttgcctTAAAGAATCTGaccaaattcattaaaatcttgaatataacattaaaaagcatataatttaaattttatgatttattaataagtgataactactataataaGTTAGGGGAGTATGTTCTGTAttcattatgttaaattttaattaatctatttaatgtataaaataatatatcttgaCTTACTAACTAATTGTCACCTAGCCAAAATCGTAGAAGCTTTATGTATGAGTTTTGGTCAAATTTTGGTATAGAGACTCAAATTTATCCTTTTAAAAGTTGTAAGAagagttaaaaatgaaaaatgttatttcttaatcagatttttttcttgaactttgtataatatgttgtactctgtaatagctattataattaatattaattataattgtatataacttAAGAATTTagacctatattttatatttggtcaaaatcatttaaataactattaaaaatatttgtagttttcatttaatggagtttaaaacagtataaacTTACTGGTATTATTTAACCTGTTACTAGCAATTGTGTTAGCCTGTGTTCACatgtttagttaaataattttaaatttttgctctttgttaataataataattgataagttatttatgttttgtacatttttttcttgtcaaaacaatttatttagaaattaatatctagatttatgttattgaaaaaaaaaattttaattaatttttttctgtgtaATGTTGAGAAATACAATAGAACaattaacaaacaaaacaCCAGTGCCAGATtgcatacaaaatgtattgcatagtacaatttaattgattaattatggGTTACAAGATCATATAACCATTAGCTCATTATtggttcataaaatgtttaatgatttttcataCAACACGGCATAATGATATTAtctgttaaataaatactgtatTGTATACTGTAcctatttagtaatataatatatcattcataattttgtggctaatattatatatttattatgtcttTCTGGTAATAATGACaaagataaaaacaaatacataattatatcattaaataaataatgttgatcAATGAAATAtggatattatatgtaatgtactaacataatatatagtcataagttgaaaaaataattctagtttctattatctattagtataataatgttatgagtTTTATGTTACAGGAAATAGAACAAGTAACAACTGCTACTGAAAACGGATCAATATctttaaatgttgtaaaagAAACCATTGAAAAAGTaggcaatatatttattaaatatttatgatataaatttaagttgcTTAGCATTGGTTAGTTTACATACTATCAAATgagtattatcaattaatgaattattgacattacataatataacatattatactgacaTAATTTGAGAGATGAGTTCTAATTTCTATTAACTAATTAGCTCCCAATAAAATTCACtgcaataagaaaattaagtatattgtataaactcCAAATCTTCTTCTttgtagaaattatttattttttatttaaataattaaaagtataaagttattttaacctTACATACTGGAGTATACAGTATTTACttgatattaatacaatttttctatattttttatatatatattctatataatatatataatatatatttataaatattttaatattatctatgtattttttatattttagagtatAGAACCTGTAATAACTGCTATTGAAGATGaatcaatatcattaaatgtagaAAAAGAAACCACTAAAGAGgtagtgtatttattatatgtttaaggcaaaaattgaaattactaagtattatttaattttatactattaaatgaataatatcaattaataaattattgatataaccTGTAATATATtctgttaaaatttaagaaataatttgagCACTAGTTTCTATTGGATAATTAGTCCTTAATACAAGTTTAAGGAAGTTggaaaatttagaatattgttgaaattttaagtCTTTATCATAGTTGTTAAACTCAAGTTCCCAAGTTTCCCCCTAttcagtaaaatgtataaaaatacagaaaCCTTTATAGTGctccaaataaaaataaaaactgacaTCTTAACTgttggaatatttatttatttgataataataaaactttttaaactttcacatatttttttggtaggtaactattaatattatgtatttttgatatttcagGATGTCGGACCTGTTGACATGACTGCTACTGAGAATGAATCAATAACATtgagtgttttaaaaaaaaccactaaaaaggtagtatatttattagatatataacatttatacgtAACCTAATTATTCTGTCATGTGAAATAGCTCccttcaagaaaaaaaaaatgtggtgATAAAATGTCTAAAGTGGACGCACAAAAGATTTTGTaagcttattatttataatattattaatgtgtcATTTAATgatgtacttaaattttagatcaaaaaaaaaaaatatgagtaaaaCGTTGAACATGAAAAAAAGGAATAGCATCAGTAATGAAGTTAAGAgaagtataaataatgcaaacagtaaaaatgagccaaaaataatatttgtaccaaATATAGCTACTAATTCAGAAGAAAGAACCATTAGtattgtaagttataaatactattttagtataccaattttaagaatttcattaatttttttttttaatatgaagaCACAAAAACCGTCGCCAAAAGTGTGTCaattctgtaaaaaaatatttaaaaaaaatgctgaTCTCGAAAGACATGAAAGAATACACACTGGTGACAAACCATATAAATGTGACCAACCAAATTGTAATAAAGCATTTGCCACTAAGAGTTCACTcgaatatcatataattactcATTCAGGTAAGATGAAAAGAGCCGAGTGCCCTCAGTGCAATGGATTATTTGCTACCACCTCCACTTTGAAAGTTCATATGCGACAGCATACaggtaattgattattatttttttgattagattacttacatatttaatttgtatacttaaacatttttaaaagaatattttatgatattataataccttattcgtataattataagtttattataatattttaggtgaaaaaccatttaaatgtCCTGTATGTGGAGATGCATTTCGAACAACTGGGCATTTACATACACATGTGATAATTCATGAACGAAAGaaaaaacctaaataaaaatatttaatttttatcagatcaaaattttgtttgtggtttattacaaaataattttaccagcAAGAATATAACCATTGCTGATGGTTCTGAAAGTAAATAGGGCATATGAGCCTCGCAACATTAGAATTAATTCCTTTGAATAGTTTtagcttataatatgtttttattaacaaaatgacCAAGAACTATTCAGACTATTCAGTTAGTCCAAGAGCTGGCTTATGTGGAAAAAAcagttaacatatttttattaatacatatatctaatttatataaatttatattgtttgtattattatattaacatataggTAAAGCcacttattgataatttaatatgattatattcttttgtatataactttttatgtcCTAGAAGGTAATATGTTCCTACTAGCtcaataatgaattatgagatatgtacttatgtacctacctacgtataatgtatgtgactgtcttataatatcttaatttgaGACCTTAcagatcaaaaattatatttataaagttaacaTGTACGCTTATCAATGTAAAAGTGTACCTATTGGCTATAATTgtgttatgtaataatttgtacattatagatatatattagtgttaaaattatttaatatctataccaTGTCTGTAATCGAAgatgaaatttgaataaattatagcatgtatatctaatatttatactatacagatttttttttaggtaggtattctttttaaaaccaTAGATAAATCTCCTTCAGTCCTTTATAATCAAGTTTTCAAATGAATAATAGCTGATTAATAGCCGATAATCTGCTTTGATTATATGGTTGTGGGAATGATTGTAACATGGTTAATAGtcctaagaatattatattgtttcttaGCTCTTAagaaaaactgttttatcCCAAAAAGTGTCTCATAATATTTGCTTGCTtgaatacgagtatattaataGATACTGTTGGGTAACAtggtataaaaactataaaatatacgtttttaaagTAAGGTTATTTAGCGCAATGTTTCctaataattacctacttattatacgGTATTTTCACTCAATTTAGCTGGGGATAGGTATTTGCAACAAATCTCTTTGTACTCGATAATGTAATTTGCATtagatattctattttatcgtaaaaatTACTGTATATGTGATAATAGCTAgtgttgtatacaatttatataatatgtgcttccataataagataatatgatCGGTTAGTGGCAtgcatagaataaaaatatattatacagtacttGAATAATTGAGAGGTAACGAAGTCCCTCttctttgtaaaaaatatttatgtagat from Aphis gossypii isolate Hap1 chromosome 1, ASM2018417v2, whole genome shotgun sequence includes these protein-coding regions:
- the LOC114132490 gene encoding zinc finger protein 182-like isoform X2 → MDNQLDIMLENTDSEFITLTYDDHSLVSHPEQLSADCTDMILDPVNCQNINGMTPLNDLLLGQTFLIETNDQPLFVNGTELITFQHIDSNGPINDIQTISNNIVSDKSTIENINSTLNSDQIQEIYSDLNKTNLDIIKTTNDCNNLKEHLQVTINTDITSGNYSYSTAIKILDDVAKSPVDSNGHFVCDLCLHEFYNWKNYKKHKLEHLNDKPFKCLKCLKSFNYNNNYLLHIASHSTSNLKCPKCKKEFKRIASFKAHLKIHKTEELITCNICDKIFDNQYRLDIHKENCMQEYIINPDEGTSVDCIKTCTVCNKSFSTIPEYKMHIKEHRKFDSVLKKYHKVTSKLKKMHKTNNKVKKFKCDHCDWSFNKSNLLLRHMRTHTGEKPFECSSCSRYFTQQNSLNRHLLKHKGIRPFKCEFCDMSFCQKGHLINHMKKCHAVTKEETRVHKCFMCSCVYNSSNALSKHLSVYHGLKTKDLDKTVRNHVRKSIELIDDESLHSMKDHSKLEQWLEEAAHELQSGHNNTKLKDCNDTITNQCNFGLNLIENEHFDQILSPISNITTSDHIEIENLTYSLADDENYIIMKNKEDQSIIENAIVQSQEIEQVTTATENGSISLNVVKETIEKSIEPVITAIEDESISLNVEKETTKEDVGPVDMTATENESITLSVLKKTTKKLPSRKKKCGDKMSKVDAQKILSKKKNMSKTLNMKKRNSISNEVKRSINNANSKNEPKIIFVPNIATNSEERTISITQKPSPKVCQFCKKIFKKNADLERHERIHTGDKPYKCDQPNCNKAFATKSSLEYHIITHSGKMKRAECPQCNGLFATTSTLKVHMRQHTGEKPFKCPVCGDAFRTTGHLHTHVIIHERKKKPK
- the LOC114132490 gene encoding zinc finger protein 182-like isoform X1; this encodes MDNQLDIMLENTDSEFITLTYDDHSLVSHPEQLSADCTDMILDPVNCQNINGMTPLNDLLLGQTFLIETNDQPLFVNGTELITFQHIDSNGPINDIQTISNNIVSDKSTIENINSTLNSDQIQEIYSDLNKTNLDIIKTTNDCNNLKEHLQVTINTDITSGNYSYSTAIKILDDVAKSPVDSNGHFVCDLCLHEFYNWKNYKKHKLEHLNDKPFKCLKCLKSFNYNNNYLLHIASHSTSNLKCPKCKKEFKRIASFKAHLKIHKTEELITCNICDKIFDNQYRLDIHKENCMQEYIINPDEGTSVDCIKTCTVCNKSFSTIPEYKMHIKEHRKFDSVLKKYHKVTSKLKKMHKTNNKVKKFKCDHCDWSFNKSNLLLRHMRTHTGEKPFECSSCSRYFTQQNSLNRHLLKHKGIRPFKCEFCDMSFCQKGHLINHMKKCHAVTKEETRVHKCFMCSCVYNSSNALSKHLSVYHGLKTKDLDKTVRNHVRKSIELIDDESLHSMKDHSKLEQWLEEAAHELQSGHNNTKLKDCNDTITNQCNFGLNLIENEHFDQILSPISNITTSDHIEIENLTYSLADDENYIIMKNKEDQSIIENAIVQSQVNEIEQVTTATENGSISLNVVKETIEKSIEPVITAIEDESISLNVEKETTKEDVGPVDMTATENESITLSVLKKTTKKLPSRKKKCGDKMSKVDAQKILSKKKNMSKTLNMKKRNSISNEVKRSINNANSKNEPKIIFVPNIATNSEERTISITQKPSPKVCQFCKKIFKKNADLERHERIHTGDKPYKCDQPNCNKAFATKSSLEYHIITHSGKMKRAECPQCNGLFATTSTLKVHMRQHTGEKPFKCPVCGDAFRTTGHLHTHVIIHERKKKPK